One genomic window of Spirochaetota bacterium includes the following:
- a CDS encoding HAD family phosphatase, with translation MNYRQENTTVKSCEAILFDMDGVVADSMHAHAQCWIDVFKEHGVHLDKTDIFKREGMTGLESIADIFLDKGFVMPPEHILKDLQKKKLQLFSNYQIEVYPQMFSIFPLVKSKGKKIGIVTGSFRYLVFELIPQELMHYVDVVISVDDVKKGKPNPDPYIEAVKKLQVNPEHVIVVENAPMGIKAAKAAGLFCIAIRTTLDAGFLTEADVIMQDHNELAAYFKHCLS, from the coding sequence ATGAACTATCGCCAGGAAAATACAACAGTAAAAAGCTGTGAGGCAATTCTTTTTGATATGGATGGTGTAGTTGCTGATTCCATGCATGCACATGCACAGTGCTGGATTGATGTATTTAAAGAACATGGTGTTCATCTGGATAAAACAGATATTTTTAAGCGTGAAGGCATGACCGGGCTGGAATCAATAGCTGATATTTTCCTTGATAAAGGGTTTGTCATGCCACCTGAACATATACTGAAAGATTTACAAAAGAAAAAATTACAATTGTTTTCAAACTATCAGATTGAAGTGTATCCGCAAATGTTTTCTATTTTTCCCCTGGTAAAGTCAAAAGGGAAAAAGATTGGGATAGTGACCGGGTCATTCCGCTATCTTGTTTTTGAGCTTATTCCTCAGGAACTAATGCACTATGTTGATGTGGTCATCAGTGTTGATGATGTCAAAAAAGGAAAACCCAACCCTGACCCATATATAGAGGCAGTTAAAAAGTTACAGGTAAATCCCGAACATGTCATTGTGGTGGAAAATGCACCTATGGGCATAAAAGCTGCAAAAGCTGCGGGCTTGTTCTGTATTGCTATACGTACTACACTGGACGCGGGGTTTCTTACAGAAGCTGATGTCATAATGCAGGATCATAATGAATTAGCTGCATACTTCAAGCATTGTCTGTCATGA
- a CDS encoding D-alanine--D-alanine ligase family protein — protein MNKKSGGDSSVKKAARRKLCLGIIYGGKSGEHDVSRCSAASVALVASKKYTVVCIGITRQGQWYVQDGINIQTHPAFGQVLSLKETGTWLINMHSATDTLQLYNKKTGKTVNIDVVFPLVHGTYGEDGTLQGLLDMVDVPYVGPGVLGSAVGMDKDIAKRVVQNSGLVAIVPFETVRTDDIKSSDTLLQKIAAMAPVFVKPANAGSSVGISKVTTVPGLQKALQKAFAFDSKVIVEKAVDCREFEVAVMGNEKPLASAVGEVIPQHEYYSYEAKYVDKDGAKLAIPANIPDALALKLRQAACSVYTMLECQGMARVDFFVDKHDGTIYFNEVNTLPGFTSISMYPKLWEYSGVSYPKLIDTLISYALRRHREKKKMVKAFLALKK, from the coding sequence ATGAATAAAAAGAGTGGTGGCGATAGTTCCGTAAAAAAAGCCGCACGCAGAAAACTTTGCTTAGGCATTATCTATGGTGGCAAAAGCGGCGAGCATGACGTTTCGCGCTGTTCAGCAGCTTCGGTGGCACTGGTTGCATCAAAAAAATACACTGTGGTATGCATTGGTATTACGCGCCAGGGTCAGTGGTATGTTCAGGATGGCATTAATATACAAACACATCCAGCATTTGGTCAGGTACTATCGCTCAAAGAAACAGGCACGTGGCTTATTAATATGCACAGTGCCACTGATACGTTACAACTCTATAATAAAAAAACCGGAAAAACTGTAAACATTGATGTTGTCTTCCCACTGGTACATGGCACGTACGGCGAGGATGGCACCTTGCAGGGGTTGCTTGACATGGTTGATGTGCCATACGTTGGCCCGGGTGTGTTGGGCTCAGCTGTGGGTATGGATAAGGATATTGCCAAGCGGGTGGTACAAAATTCAGGTTTGGTGGCGATAGTTCCTTTTGAAACAGTTAGAACCGATGATATAAAATCATCTGATACACTGCTGCAAAAGATTGCTGCCATGGCACCTGTGTTTGTAAAACCTGCCAATGCTGGTTCATCTGTTGGTATATCTAAGGTGACAACTGTACCTGGCCTGCAAAAAGCCTTACAGAAAGCTTTTGCCTTTGACTCAAAGGTAATAGTGGAAAAAGCTGTTGACTGCCGTGAATTTGAGGTTGCAGTTATGGGTAATGAAAAACCGCTTGCTTCAGCAGTGGGTGAGGTTATCCCGCAGCATGAGTACTATTCGTATGAGGCCAAATATGTTGACAAAGATGGTGCAAAGCTTGCCATACCAGCAAACATTCCTGATGCACTGGCACTGAAGTTACGACAGGCAGCATGTTCTGTGTATACAATGCTTGAATGCCAGGGAATGGCGCGCGTGGATTTTTTTGTCGATAAGCATGATGGGACAATCTACTTTAATGAAGTCAATACATTGCCCGGGTTTACCAGCATAAGCATGTATCCAAAGCTATGGGAATATTCTGGAGTATCATACCCCAAACTTATAGATACACTCATTTCGTATGCACTCAGGCGCCATCGTGAAAAGAAGAAGATGGTGAAGGCCTTCCTTGCATTGAAGAAATAA